Part of the Methylovirgula sp. 4M-Z18 genome is shown below.
GCCACCTGTGCACCGGCCTCGTGCGCCTTGTGCAGAAGCGCACGATGGAATTTGGCCGGATGTACCGCGCCGTGGCTATGGAAAATGAGACCTCCCTTGTAGAACTGCGTTGTCACTTCGCGGCGGACATCCGATTGCGAGAGCACATCAACGTCCAGACCGAAGTCGCGCTTCAATGCCTCCGCCTCGCGGCCCATGGTCAGATAATCCGCGTCCGTCCACGCGCCGCGCACGCGCCCGGTTCTTTGCAAATCGGCGTCGAGCCCCTCGGCATCGATCAGGGTCTTCACGAAATCGAGCGACGCCATCCCCTCCCGAATGAGGCTTTGTGCTTTGGCGCTGCCGTATTTTGCGATCAGCCCGGAATACGAGAGCCGATGCCCATGCCCGATCATTCCGCCCGAACGCGTCGATGCGCCCCAACCCGGCGCTTCGGATTCTAGAACCAGCACCTGACGTCCGGCTCGTGCCAAAGTAAGCGCGGCGGAAAGGCCGGTATAGCCCGCGCCGATAATGGCGACGTCCGCCTGCGCGGGAAGCTCAATGGTCGCTTGCGCCTCCTGCGGCGCGGCTTCCCACCAATAGGGCGTTTCTTTCATCAGTGATTCCACGCTAGATCTTTCGCCTCATACCACTCGCGTCGCGCAGTTATCCGGACATCATGACCACATGCCCCGGCGATACTTCGCGCCACACACGCTCCGGCACCACATATTCCAGGCTGCGCACCGGCGTCGGCAATTCCGTGGTCGTGGCAGCACGCCGCAGATTGCGCCGGGATGGATCGGGAATAGGCGCCGCTTGCAGCAATCTTTGCGTATAGGCGTGTTGCGGATTCTCGATAATCGCAGCACGCGGACCCATTTCGACAATTTCGCCGAGATACATCACGGCGATCCGATGTGCGACGCGCTCGACGATTGCGATGTCATGCGAAATGAAAAGATATGCCAGGCCGAGTTCGGCTTGCAGATCCATCATCAAATTCACGACCTGTGCCTTGATCGAGACATCCAGCGCCGAAACGGATTCGTCGGCCACGATCAGCTTGGGCGACAGCGCCAAGGCCCGGGCGATGCAGACACGCTGACGCTGGCCGCCGGAAAATTCATGCGGGTAGCGGCTGGCCATATCCGGCTTGAGCCCCACCTTTTCGAGGAGATCGGCGACTCGTCGCGGCGCGTTCTGGCGATCGGCAAGGCCGTGCACGATGATTGGTTCCGCAATTGCGGCGCCCACCGTTTTGCGGGGATTGAGACTCGCGAACGGATCTTGGAAGATCATCTGCATCTTGCGGCGCATCGCCCGCAACCCGGATCTGCCGAGCCCTCGCACCTCCTGCCCATCGAAGACGATCGAACCGCCGATAGGCTCGACGAGCCGAAGAATCGAGCGGCCCAAAGTGGATTTGCCGCAACCGCTCTCTCCGACAACGGCCAACGTCTCTCCCACATGCAGCGCAAAAGACACATTTTCGACCGCATGAACACGCGACCTGACGCGACTGAAAAGCCCAGCGCGCATGTCAAAACGCGTCACGAGATTTCCGACTTCCAGAATGGGGCGTTCCGCCATTTTCGCTGTCGACTCGCGTCTCGCCGCCGGCTGCACTGCGCCGCTCACCGGATCCACGATTGCGAACCGTTGTGGATCCGGCTCGCCTTTCATTGAGCCGAGTTGCGGCACGGCGGCGAGCAAGGCGCGTGTATAAGCTTCCTTGGGCGAGGCGAAGATTTCCGCCGTTGGCCCCTCTTCGACCTTGCGGCCCCGCAACATCACAACGACGCGGTCCGCTATTTCCGCAACGACCCCCATATCATGGGTGATGAAGACGACCGACATCCCCTCTTCAGACTGCAAGCTTTTAATCAGCTCAATGATTTCGGCCTGAATCGTGACGTCGAGGGCGGTGGTTGGCTCATCGGCGATCAGCAAGCGCGGCTTGCAGGCAAGGGCCATCG
Proteins encoded:
- a CDS encoding ABC transporter ATP-binding protein, coding for MTNSPVLRVQDLNVAFRVDNQWRDAVKSLSFDIAAGEILAIVGESGSGKSVTALATMRLLPQANSRASGSIFLGDSDLLALSEEEMRKLRGNAVAMIFQEPMTSLNPVLTVGFQLAEVLIAHRGMDRRAAEAEALRLLERVRIPAAASRLADYPHRLSGGMRQRVMIAMALACKPRLLIADEPTTALDVTIQAEIIELIKSLQSEEGMSVVFITHDMGVVAEIADRVVVMLRGRKVEEGPTAEIFASPKEAYTRALLAAVPQLGSMKGEPDPQRFAIVDPVSGAVQPAARRESTAKMAERPILEVGNLVTRFDMRAGLFSRVRSRVHAVENVSFALHVGETLAVVGESGCGKSTLGRSILRLVEPIGGSIVFDGQEVRGLGRSGLRAMRRKMQMIFQDPFASLNPRKTVGAAIAEPIIVHGLADRQNAPRRVADLLEKVGLKPDMASRYPHEFSGGQRQRVCIARALALSPKLIVADESVSALDVSIKAQVVNLMMDLQAELGLAYLFISHDIAIVERVAHRIAVMYLGEIVEMGPRAAIIENPQHAYTQRLLQAAPIPDPSRRNLRRAATTTELPTPVRSLEYVVPERVWREVSPGHVVMMSG